One Acidobacteriota bacterium DNA window includes the following coding sequences:
- the asnB gene encoding asparagine synthase (glutamine-hydrolyzing), with protein MCGFSGIFDLRGSHRVEPELAVAMAEALVHRGPDSQGAWHDETLALGFRRLSIIDLEGSEQPLTNEDGSVVLACNGEIFNYRDLRRELEEKGHRLSTQGDVEVLAHLYEDLGTAFLDRLDGQFACVLYDRTRRRLVLARDPFGICPLYWSVVDGRLLFASEIKALLRHPALRPRVDLGGLDQVLMFPGLVSPRTFFAGVRSLRPGHCLVVQNGEVQEREYWDLVYPRREESAELAAVSEEAARDELQELLERSVRRRLQADVEVGFYLSGGLDSSLIAALVSDATPGVRRHSFSIGFGAEQRSEVRYQELMAETVGSVHHPIEFGPTEVIERLETMAAHCECPVKETYNTCSLALSESARRAGVTVILTGEGADELFAGYVGYRFDQDGLGMGFDDELEAALEEEVRCSLWGDGEIAYENRYVAQREISQALYSEAVLEQLGDFDCLAQQLVKPERLAGRHPIHQRSYLDFKLRMADHLLSDHGDRMALAHSVEARFPFLSTQIVDFATRLPTGLKLCDGEEKYLVKRVAEARVPSSIVRRQKFGFNAPGSPELLRTGHPWLMDQLSPERIRRQGYFNPDTVERLLRRYSEPGFALEVPFETDLLTIVLTTGLLVDHFELPCLT; from the coding sequence CTGTCCATCATCGATCTCGAGGGCAGCGAGCAGCCGCTGACCAACGAGGACGGCTCGGTGGTCCTGGCCTGCAACGGCGAGATCTTCAACTACCGGGATCTGCGGCGGGAGCTGGAAGAAAAGGGGCATCGGCTCTCCACCCAGGGGGACGTGGAGGTGCTGGCTCATCTCTACGAGGACCTCGGCACCGCCTTCCTCGACCGCTTGGACGGGCAATTCGCCTGTGTCCTCTACGACCGGACGCGCCGCCGCCTGGTGCTGGCCCGGGATCCCTTCGGCATCTGCCCTCTGTATTGGTCCGTGGTGGACGGCCGGCTGCTCTTCGCTTCGGAGATCAAGGCCCTCCTGCGGCACCCGGCGCTGCGGCCCCGGGTGGACCTCGGCGGCCTGGACCAGGTGTTGATGTTCCCCGGCCTGGTCAGCCCGCGGACCTTCTTCGCCGGCGTCCGCAGCCTGCGGCCGGGCCATTGTCTGGTGGTGCAGAACGGCGAGGTGCAGGAGCGCGAGTATTGGGACCTGGTCTATCCCCGGCGGGAGGAGAGCGCCGAGCTGGCGGCGGTGAGCGAGGAGGCGGCCCGGGACGAGCTGCAGGAGCTCTTGGAGCGCTCGGTGCGGCGGCGGCTGCAGGCGGACGTCGAGGTGGGTTTCTACCTCAGCGGCGGTCTCGATTCCTCGCTCATCGCGGCGTTGGTCTCCGACGCCACTCCCGGCGTGCGCCGTCATTCCTTCTCCATCGGCTTCGGCGCCGAGCAGCGGTCGGAGGTGCGCTACCAGGAGCTGATGGCGGAGACCGTGGGCTCGGTGCATCACCCCATCGAGTTCGGCCCCACGGAGGTCATCGAGCGCCTCGAGACCATGGCCGCTCACTGTGAATGCCCGGTCAAGGAGACCTACAACACCTGTTCTCTGGCGCTGTCCGAAAGCGCCCGGCGCGCCGGGGTGACGGTGATTCTCACCGGCGAGGGAGCGGACGAGCTGTTCGCCGGCTACGTGGGCTACCGCTTCGACCAGGACGGGTTGGGCATGGGCTTCGACGACGAGCTGGAAGCGGCCTTGGAGGAGGAGGTCCGGTGCTCTTTGTGGGGCGACGGGGAGATCGCCTACGAGAACCGCTACGTCGCCCAGCGGGAGATCAGCCAGGCGCTCTATTCCGAGGCGGTGCTCGAGCAGCTGGGCGACTTCGATTGCCTGGCCCAGCAGCTGGTGAAGCCGGAGAGGCTGGCCGGCCGGCATCCGATCCACCAGCGGTCGTATCTCGATTTCAAGCTGCGCATGGCGGATCACCTGCTCAGCGACCACGGCGACCGCATGGCCTTGGCGCACTCCGTGGAAGCCCGCTTCCCGTTCCTCTCGACTCAGATCGTGGATTTCGCCACCCGGCTGCCCACCGGGCTCAAGCTGTGCGACGGGGAGGAGAAATACCTGGTCAAGCGGGTCGCCGAGGCCCGAGTGCCGAGCTCCATCGTGCGGCGCCAGAAGTTCGGCTTCAACGCCCCCGGCAGCCCGGAGCTGCTGCGCACCGGCCACCCGTGGCTGATGGACCAGCTCTCCCCGGAGCGAATCCGCCGCCAGGGCTATTTCAATCCGGACACCGTGGAGAGGCTGCTGCGGCGCTACAGCGAGCCCGGCTTCGCCCTCGAGGTGCCCTTCGAAACCGATTTGCTGACCATCGTGCTGACCACCGGTCTGCTGGTCGATCACTTTGAGCTGCCATGCCTGACCTGA